atatataacaattaGTATGATGTAGTTAAAATATATAAGAAGTAAATCATATGAATGGAACGGGTAAATAGATTTAGATATAAATGAACAAACCTTGAAAAGTTGTGATTAGAGGTGGACAAATCCGGTTAGGGTTTTAACCCTAACCGGTTTCAAACCGGGTTAGGGATAGGATGAAAAATATTCAAACCGGTTTGCCACTCAAACCGGGTTGGGTTCTAACCGGATAGGAGACAAGAGAACCGAACCCTATGAAACCTATTCGGGTTGGGTTGGGACCGGTTTGACTGTGAAATACCCATATCGTGTCCAACCCTATAGGTAGAAACGGGTCCAAACTGGTTGGCTATATATCAGGTTCAAACCGGGTTCGAGTAGGGTTGTCGAGTTTGGTTTCTAACCCGATTTAGGGTTGCACCTCTAGTTGTGATAATGTCGTGAAAATTTAATAATATTTTAAACGTGATTACAATTTGATAAGTAATTTAAAAAAATCATAGGTTTCAATGCCCTTTTATTCAAAATTAACAATAACTTCGGTTATTGCTTCTCATTGATAAGGTGTGGTTTAAGTTTCTTTTACCTCATCATATCATTAACTATTATTTTCCTTTAATTCATACTCGAGCAAACCTTCATGAATGGATTCCATCGATGCAATACTTAGGCACCGATGATGTTACCCGAATTAAATGGATTCCATCGGTGCACCAATGATTATTCGAAATTATTGATGATGAACATGGAATGGTGGATTGAAAATGGCGAAATGGTAAAAACGTTTCATTTTTGTGAAAATGCAAAGGTCGAACCCGGGTCTCTTTTTAAAGTCTTGTTAACTTAAAATTTGTAATTATAGGTACCCATATAGGTGCTACCAAAACCTTTATGAGTATTCATTGTTATAGTTTTCGATCGACATATTTTTCTGGTATGTCATGGCGTTTTCGTCAGTGAAAACAAATTAAAATACTCGGCCAAGGATGTGTATACAACTAATACCTTGTGTTCGCCCGCCTTACACCTCAGTTTTATGCATGTTGGGCGTGTATAAACTATGTAAAGTGTAAAAATAGTTGTTACCCAATAATCTTTTTTCTCTTTTGTATCTTCAAGAATGTTGTATTAGAGTTCCATGATGCAACTAGGGTTACAAAATGTGTGGTTATATAAGCTACGATTTTACACTTCAATTCCCGATGCTATCATTAAACATCACTTTGGTCTAATAATGTGTAATCCAACCTTTTAATATACAAGTTTGCATATTGATGCCCAGCTGAATGTTATCAACTGGTTGGCTTCAGTGAGTTGTAATGAATTGAGAATTAAATTTGGTTGGATACATTATTGGAGGaaagtttaaatgagaacgctaaatatcgcgaggaccgtgagaacgaatgaaaaaagcgcaagaacttggtcaaaaacaatgcaaattaaaaaaaaaaaaaaattatacttatcattattattcgaatacaatgttagaaatttagtTTACACGTTTAAATTAACGTGAATTCGTTAagaaagaaaatttacacatgtgtaagtttgtcatttacacatgTAACATTGTCTTTACGCAGCTAAAAACAAGGGTAACATTGTCTTTTTAACCCTTTATATACGttccgtataggtctatacgcagcgtatataaactttGTGAAAAAGTGATGCCttaaacctaccaaaatgacccaaaaaaATCTGATGgtttatatacgttgcgtatagacctatacgcagcgtatataaccctTGTTTTCTATGCAATGATTGCTGATAAGGCTctgaaatccatggtttatatatTGCGTATAGACCtattggtgtgccaataggtgCACCCTGattcaactagggtttggtgCGCATATAGGCAcattggtgtgccaataggtacaCCCTTTCATATTTACTCTCCGAATCCGTTTTGATATTTGCTTTACCTCCGGTAGTTGCTATGATACCTCCTTGTCTGTTAAATATTATTCTTTGATAACATTAAAAAGCTACTGTCTTGTTTGCTCTTAGTTATTTCAGTTCTTAGGCGGTGTATTCAAATGTCTTTACTCAAAAAATTATGCCCAGAGCCGTTTAGTTCGCTTACAATGTATAAGGAGGATATTGCAGAAAGAATGCAGATAAATATTAATCATGAAACTCGAGAAAATGGAGTTAACTAGAGAAGGCGCATGTGTATTCTTAAACATGCTTTGTTCATTGAAGGAAATGCAAAATTGGAGACGAAGAAGGTGCACTATGTTACAGGTATACGTTTACCAAAGAGCTTCATCTACGGTAGGCGCAATATAATCAAGACAGAGATGCAAGATGGAATGCATAAAGTAACCATAGAGAACATACCTTGGCCGACCGAACATCAATAGATTGATAGTTAAGCAGCCAACAAAAAGAACAACTAACACGTTAAGAGCATTCAGTGAGTAGTCTCAATCAACACAAAGATCATCAATGACAAAGTGCAAGGCAACTTCAACAATGCCAGCTTACAATATTAACTAAtaatttgtatatatatgtgctTAATCATTAATAGTTTATAATGATTTAGGCTTTTACGTTGTTCTTGTTCAGATATAAATCAATTTATAATGTTTATACTTTTAAATACATTTTTCCAGTTACTTTTAACTCAGTTGGCCCATTGCCGTCCCCAAAATACAATTCTTAACTTTATGTAATAAAGCaattatgtaggttttacgtgctAGATCTAGAGTCCAAGTAGTATTTTTAAAATCAGCAAACTAATAGATGATGAACGTAACTTTTAAACTATCGGACTTAAAGTGttaaaaccagcaaacgataggGATGATGTATATTTTTGAGGAATAACATTATAAGTTTTCGGATGATGACCCGACAGACTAAAAATAAAGAGAAGCAAGGGGATTTGAAGTTGTTTTTTGGTTTCAGTGAGATGAATCGAGACAATGTTTATGTGATTACTATTCCGACTGACCGAGGAAAGCTAATCATATTTTATATTACACGTAATTAGCACAttcattttattaaaaaaaatgtaattttatcaTCGTAATCATAAGGAACACATCTGTTAGCTCAGAATAAAAATGTCAATGCAACACCAAAGGCGACAACGTTGTATACTAGATTAAACACACAAAAATTAAGAAACCGATTACATATAAAGTTAATAAGGATGTCAAACAACCTTCTGGGTTTAACAAGTTAATCCCtattcaaacaaaaaaaatacatatatacaCTGTCATAAAAATGAAATGGCTAAAGACTCGTATACAAATGTAACTAAATGGAAAATCACAAAACATATTATGATTGCTAAAAGAACAGTGTAACAACCATCTGGATGATTTATGTTGTTATCATAAAACTCTGAAGGGTACCCATAAACCAGATCTGGAATTGTGGGAATAGGCGGAGCAGATGGCGTGACATTagtttgtggtggtggtggtggcggtagtGGATCATATGATTCAAGGTGAACGCCATCAGAACCTCGAATATTGTGGAGTTTATGTGATACATCAGAGAGAGTTGGTTGGTTATGGCCATTGGTGAAGTTAAACTTGAAAGTATTCGATTGCGTGTACTCCATGCTCTTTAATCCTTGAATGTGTGACATCGTCATCAATGTTGTAGCAATATCATCAACATGAGGGACATGGCTAGTTTCTTGTGACAGAGTGATATTCTTTTTAGGAAATGAGTGCTTAAGAGCATATTCTATTAGTTGAGGGTGTTTAGTAGTTAAGATTGTAAATTTCCCTATATTGGGATCCATTGCTAACAATATAACATCATCAAGCTTACCAAGTGCCTTCTTCACCTTGTCTATGCATCCTTTACAATTACAAAGTGGATCCATATGTACATCAATTGTCGCTGGAATGGTCATCGTTGATATTTGctgaaaatggaaaaaaaaaatcgCAATCCAAACATAGCACAATTATTATTGTCTCAAAAATATTTATGTAAGCTAGCTAAGAAATGTTTAGTTTTAAGGGACCCCTTGTTTTAGTTAAAACTATTAGATAAATCAAACCGACTAATGAAATTACAATAAAGATATTAATCAACatatgatttaaataaaaaaacatccaAATAATATAAATGAATTAGAATTGCTATGATGCTATCCCCATTCCATATCAATTAATATCATATAAACAATGAATTGATGGatgaattaaataaataaatacagaTCATCAAATGTAAAACAATTCATATATATAGTATAGACCAGGTCTACACAACTAGAAAATggaagaaaataaaaaaactacaTAATATATAAGCTTTATTGAaataaaaagaattaaaagagGAGTTGTTCAAACCGGGTATCTAATCGACGAAGGAAGGAGATATAGATTCTGCACCAGTTTAAAGCGTTAATATTTATAGGATATACTAAATGTGTGTGTATCACTGTATATATCTACATATTACATGTATGGATCAAAATGCAAGGAAAAAGTTGACAAATCAAttaacaaaactatttgatttaATTCTTACGAGTTTGCAGGGGGCCAGCTAGTCGGAGGTTTTTGCCGGAATGCGATGTGAGTGAAGATATTAGTACAAAAAAATGTTTATATAGGGAACAAGTTGATAGATTGGTCTGCACGCAACAGCTATGAAAGTCCCTGCTTTGTTTAATTTATGAAAGTCTCtttgtttaatttatttattattatatgttAAGAACTTAATCTTATCTTTTGAATGGTCTTAAATTCTTAATGAACTTAAGGGGAGTGAAACGTAAATTTTCCTAAACAGAAAAAAGGTCTATTACTCTATTTGGCAATTTGTGTAAACTCTTCAAAATTGAGGGGGTAAACCGAAAATAAAAGAGAGATGTTCAAGAAGTTGGTTTTTCCGCGTGTAAAGTACGTGTGATTATTAACCAATAGGAACATGCCACGTGGTAACCACCTTGAGCATCACTTGGTCAGCAACTGCATAAACTAACCCACAAACCGAGTTTGGTTTTCTACTAACGGAAAGGAAAGTTATCactcatttcatttcattttctTCTGTTTATTCTCAAAGGAATGTtgcctttttgttttatttttattattatattgtaaaaactaataaataaatatattaaaatctagtttgaaaaaaaaagtgtAACCATAGTTTTCTGTCACGTCAAATTCGTTTAATTGGGTACCAGTGGTAAATAAGTTTAAGATTAAAGGATAGTAAAATTAGTTCTTAGGACCACATACAATGAGATTAGAATTTTGAGTGCTGCCTAAAATATCATATACatttttaaatgttttatttACATGTTAGATATCATGTCACATGCCACCTTTTAGAAAATTAAAAATGCAATATGTATATATTGAACTATACGGTTAGTAGTATCTTAAATTTAAACATATTTACTGTATTAAAAAGAACATCCCCGACATATGTCATCTTTTCAAGACCGGATTGAGATTCATAAACTCTAATGGTTTCGTTTGGTAGATGAGAACTGTTTTGCCTATTTGTTATATACGGAAAAGTCATGATGTGCCGGACTTTTATAAACCTTAGTTCAATATCTAGATTTTTTGTTGTCGATGTGAGATCCGTAATAGTGAGCACTGTAACTAATACTGGGCGTTTAATATCTAGATTTTTTGCTTACAAAATGCTTACACTACCCAAAGGACTAGGGCATCTTGTCAAAAGCAAAAGCTAACAGTGACTCTATTGAAATCTATTAGAAGCGGATGGAACCTACAATTTAATTCAGCAAGATCCATGGGGTGAGCTTGCTTGAAGCTAGGGCACGTCTGGTGGTTGAGTATGGGTCGGTCAGGTAGGTAACCAAGTTGGaccatttttttgttaaatctttttAGTTATTTAGTTGTCTTATTTGATTATGATTTCGTACCATGACATACTTTAACATAAAAGCTAGTGACACACAAAATTCAAGAAGCTCCACAAGTCTTTTGGGTGATACGAAACCTACACAAGTTTGACATAACTCAACAACATATCcagaattttataaaacattgTATCTTACAAAAGTAAGAACAAATAAACAAAATAGgcataatttaatatatataaatggAAAGTAATCATGAATAACAGTTTTCATTTTAAAataactaggtttaaagaagttcgccgcgttacggcaaatttcttttattatttagtctgtgtttagaTATGTTTTGAGATtactacgagcgtgttgcgagcggaactgctgacaagaataaaaagaaaatgtagaaaaaaaaatgctaaaagataaccgaaagaaaatcaaccaaaaaagttgtctggtaacgatgttgttcgtatgaaacccgtggtcagagatgagcaaattgttctgggtaccgtTACCAAATTTTGCCAAACCGAAAAATCTTAAGTAACAATTCGATACCGACTTTTAGCATTCTTAGTACCGGTTCACTACCATTTTTTACCTTTATATACCGGTactgtaaccggtattttcggtatcagtaccgattctgtatcggttggcatcGAACTCATCCCTaccccctgaaactaaaaaaagaaaaaaattaaaagttgaagaaaatcaacaaaaaaaagttgtacgataccgttgttcgtacggtaaccgtgatcagggatgagcaaatggtaccgggtagcagcactaaatttcccgaaccaaaagatttccgatatcaattcggcac
Above is a window of Helianthus annuus cultivar XRQ/B chromosome 14, HanXRQr2.0-SUNRISE, whole genome shotgun sequence DNA encoding:
- the LOC110906226 gene encoding uncharacterized protein LOC110906226 — protein: MTIPATIDVHMDPLCNCKGCIDKVKKALGKLDDVILLAMDPNIGKFTILTTKHPQLIEYALKHSFPKKNITLSQETSHVPHVDDIATTLMTMSHIQGLKSMEYTQSNTFKFNFTNGHNQPTLSDVSHKLHNIRGSDGVHLESYDPLPPPPPPQTNVTPSAPPIPTIPDLVYGYPSEFYDNNINHPDGCYTVLLAIIICFVIFHLVTFVYESLAISFL